The DNA window GGAAGAAAGACAACGAGATGCTGCACAATGCCGAGATCGAGAACTTCGCCCACGTGCGGGCAAAGGATGGCGAGGTGATGGAGTACACCACCATCCTGCACCTCCGGCACGTCACCTTTGCCCATGAAGGGCGTTACCAGTGTATCATCACCAACCACTTTGGCTCTACCTATTCCAACAAGGCCCGACTCACTGTTAATGGTGGGTAGAAAGCTGTTTTCTCATTCCTCTCCATAGCCTGCGCTGGTGCGATTCACTGGGACCCGCTTTTGGCAGGCAGTTACTCCTGAGGGTCTGTCGTGATGGGGAGGAGCTCCTAGCCTCTTTGCACCAGCCGCTCGCATCTCAGCGGATGCTGAGAATTGCCGTGTGAGGAGCACATGCCGGGCTTGGGGTGGCTGTCATCCAGCTGAGCACTTCAGCACGTTCTTAACGGCTTTAGCTGCCTCTCTTTGGCTGTTCTGGTAGTCTTTGCACGATGAAACGGgcagatgaaaatgaaaatacaaaacgATACAAAGAAGAGGGACTGTAGTGATGGAAGCTCTCTGTAGGAAAGAGAATGGGGTTTGTTTCCAGGTTAATTGCAGAAGGAAATGAGCTTTGATCCCAGCTCTAAGAATCTTGAGGGGGGGAGGTCTTGGACACTGCAGAGAGGTATGTGCTGTAGAAAGACAGGGTTAGTCCCCAGCAGTTTAGATGTATCCCGCAGAAGCAGCTTGCCATCCTCTTGCCTATGGGTAATTATCAGATCCATCTCCTGCCTAGGAAGGCAAACAGATAGAACTGCCCAGAAAGTGGTGTTTTCCCCACTGAATCGCTCATCCCttcttcttgtttctctttATCAGTGTTGCCCTCATTTATCAAAACTCCCCATGACATCACCAGCCGGACGGGGACAACGGCACGGCTGGAGTGTGCAGCGGAAggacaccccaccccacaaatTGCCTGGCAGAAGGACGGGGGCACGGACTTCCCTGCGGCCCGAGAGCGCCGCATGCACGTCATGCCTGACGACGATGTCTTCTTCATTACGGATGTGAAGATAGAAGACATGGGTGTCTACAGCTGCACGGCACAGAACTCGGCGGGGTCTGTGCTTGCAAATGCCACCCTGACTGTACTGGGTAAGATGCGTTAGTTCCCCTGAAAGACCAAGTGGTCGGGAAGTGGGAACTGGAAGGGATTGCTGTTCAAGCTCTTCAGCAGTTGCAGATACAGAGAAGGGACAAAGAGGCAGCACTCTGCATTAGTCTTGTTTCATTCTTTTACGCTGTAGTTAACTAACGAAAAATACCCTGCTAATTAAAAGAAGGAGCCGTGAGTTGCATTTGCTCTTGTGCCAAGGAAGCCCCTCCAACCAGCCTATTTCCTGCCTgggaaaattacttcaaaagGAAATTGCACTCCACCTCTCTTGCCCTGCGAAATAATTCATGTGTGTCagccattgccccttgtcctcgGGGGTTTCTTTTTTGGGAAGAGTAACACCAGCTGGTTACGGGAAGGCCTTGGTTGTGGTTGTTAGATCTGTTGCGGTTTGCAGCTGCCGTGCTCCTGGGCTCATGGCTGTAGTGCATTGCTGTATGTTTTATCTGCAGGAACATCAGTTAACGTTCAATACTGCTAAAGGAAATCTGCTGTTACACTGTCCCCAAGAgttaatttctgtgtttattctCCTGCAGAGACGCCATCTTTGATTCATCCACTGGAAGACCACGTAGTGTCTGTAGGTGAGACGGTGGCTCTTCAGTGCAAAGCCACGGGGAGCCCACCGCCCCGCATTACCTGGCTGAAAGGTGACCAGCCCCTCATCGCGACAGAAAGGCATCACTTCACCTCCGGCAACCAGCTGCTGATCGTTAGGAACGTTGTCTTGGAGGATGCTGGGAAATACACCTGTGAAATGTCCAacaccctggggacagagcGTGCGCACAGCCATGTCAGCATCTTACAGTCTCTTGGCTGTAGGAAGGACCGAACCACCGTGGGGATCATCACCATTGCCGTGGTGTGTAGCATCGTGCTGACTTCTTTGGTCTGGGTCTGCATCATCTACCAAACCAGGAAGAAGAGTGAAGAATACAGCGTCACCAACACAGGTAGCTCTAGTCTACTGCTAAGGCCTTCTCTCACCTTTTGCACTGCCAGCCTGCCCACTGAGGCTGAATCGGCATCTCAGGTAGCCACACAATCACACTGGAAAAGCAGTTGGCTAATCGCAGTGGTTCTCTTGGCTCACAAAGCTGGAACCAGCTTTCCCTCGCTCTTGAAGCACGTTGAGAGCTGCATCTCCCCCCTTGGCTGGCTCTTCAGAAAGGTCTTTTCCACTTGGCAGTACTTTCCCCCGTTGCTTTGttactttgatttttccatGACCATAAATGATAACTCTTGAGCAGTCTGGGTTATGTCCACGATGCTGGGAACCTGTCTTACTTCTTAGGAATCTGTATTTCAGACTGTATTGAAAGCATAGAAAAATTAGACTTTGAAGCTGGAATCCCTTTTTCCACGTTGCCTGTCAGAGCTGTTGTAGCTCTGCTGCCGAGGGGCATCCCTCACCTTTTAGGGGAAGATGCAGTGTTCATTGCTTCCTCTGGATCTTCAAAGGGTATAATTTGGTGCTGCAATAAGTGTTGCAGTGAGAATGAACTCTTCTGCACTCACTGTTATACAGCCTCTGAACCCAAGTATGGAAGAACCATCCTAAGGCTTGCTGCCCTGCAGGGATTTGCAGCCTTCCTATATTAGCCTTAGCTTTAGATAGAGCACAACATAGGGTTTTAAAGACACGGGCTAAGCAGGAAGTAAGTCTTGGATACCACATGACCAGTGTGATGTGTAAGTggggtttttctcccccttgCTTCCATTCCTGAAATCTTAGGGCTTCATGCCTAGCACAATTGAGTTTGTTTGTGTGATGGGGGAAACTGAAATAGTCTGATCTATAATGGAGAAAGCCAAGGATAGCTATGAGGCTTAGACTTACTTGCCTGCTTAAGTGAATTGAATACCCTGTTCTCCAGAAGTCGTCTACTCATGATTTTGGCAGACAGAGGACGTGATTCAAAACAAGATCCCTGAATTTCgtggggaaaaggaaggatttaCTTGTTCTGAAGAGACAGTTCCACCTCCATCTACCTTGTACTGACCATGCCAAATGCAAACACCCAAAATGGTTTTATTGGTGCTGTATCTCACAGCTTTAAGCTTTGAAAAGATCAGGCTTCTGAGGAGAATGAAGTGTTTAGGCAGTTCAGTTTCCATGGCATCTGCAGAAAATACCAGTTACCGATGTGGTCCCAAATCCCTcttgaaaatgtgattttacgtgcctttgaaaacagaagcctGTATATCCTGCTAGGAACTGACATTTCTCTGCTCCCGTTGCTCTAGATGAGACTATTGTGCCTCCTGACGTGCCAAGCTACTTGTCTTCACAAGGGACTCTTTCTGACCGGCAGGAAGCGGTCGTCCGAGTAGATAACCAACAGCCCAACGGGCACATAGACAGCAACGGTGAGAACCAACcggtttaattattttttctgtaatccTGTATCTGAACTTGATATGAGGAGGTAGAAATCACAGTACAAAGTACTTCTGTGCTTGTTACAAGTTATCTGAAAGATCTTCATAATGTAATTCTCTAGCTACTGCATTTATGCAGAACAGGGATCTGTCTTTCACTTCACTGAGCTCTCCTCTCCCGGTAATAACAGCGTTCATACCAGCAGACTGCTTCACAGACTGCTCAGTCAGGCCCTCAGGACtatttttttgctaattttGGATTAGTTCTTTGGCACCAGAGTTACGCGTAGTTAAGCTCTACTAGAAAATACATTAGCattgcctgtccctgccttcaggcttagaaattaaatgctggcattttacagtatttaaacACAGCACATTAGGAAGGTAAAGGTAAGCGTTCTGAACTAAGATTCTCCTGAGATTGTACAGCATTTATTCTGTTAAACATTAGCTTAAAATTATCTATTATCTCCGTTgctattttttctccctttcgCAGCTTTTATGGTAGAAATGAGACTAACAAGTCATTTAACTGAGAGCAGATGGTTGTAATCTTTAGCCAGATGGTTCGTTTGTTACAGGTATGTGTCAGACCGATGCTGGAAGGTGTCCAGATGTTGAAGCTCCCGCTGTAGGTTGTAGACAGCCAAAGCTGTGTATCGGCTATAATAAAGACACTTGGAAAACTGAAGACATGGCTGATGGAATGCTTGTTCCAGATAAGACAGGTACAAAACCCATTAATCTGGAAAGGTATTTCGTGTTTGTACAGATCCGAAAGCCCTCCAAGTCAGACAGCATTAAGACAAGAAATTGTTACCtttagtgaggaaaaaaaaaaagcccagaatgATTCTCAGGTGTGAGCACAGTAAATTTACTTTCTCCTGCTTGCTTTGATCCTCTATCAAGCTTGGATAGTTGGAATTCAAGGAACCGTCAGGAAGAGGCAGACTAAAGCTCACGACAGCCATTGCTTGCAGCTGGCTGATCGGCATTTTGATTTGAGCTGTTCCTAAAACATGAGAGCGCTTCAAGCTGAAGGTGTTAAAATTTTTCATGCCCTTTAAAGGGGCTGTCAACTTCAAAGCTCAgcttttttttatcattttcaaaatttaaaaggtTGTTTTGGGCACTACACCTGCCTCAGCTCTTTGCCAGTTTCTTGGGTGTTACACTcatacttttctatttttagagTGCATTTTCTGTTCTCGTGCTGTATTGTAACATCCACTGAAACAGAGCCAGTGAAACAAATTTTCTCTCCAGGAGAAACCGTGAAGTTTAATAATGGAAAGTTGTTGAGTGCACTAAGGAAATTAACTTTCAACATTCAGAAACTCCTGCCCGCTTGCTTCTTTGAATTCTGCTCATCTGTTATTATCGCTGACAGTAATAACATATCTTGAGATAACAGTATGAGTTGACAGTGATCCCTgtaaagcagcagcacaaaaagaaaggtAACTTGTATTCTAAAGCAGGTACAGGAAAGTTCCACTTCCTATTTCTACCCTGACTAGAAAGTCTGGAAAAGGAGATAAATgcacagtttatttaaaaaaaaaaaaccaaaccaaaacaaagtaCTAAAGCTGTTAATTTAGTGACAGCTACCGAGGTCTGAAAAACACAGGTATTTCCTAGTCCTGTACAAACCCGAGAAATGTCCATATTATTTAGGGAGAGAGATTCCCACACTGCCGAGGGCAGATGAACTAAacagctgccttttccttctgcGAGTTGTGCGCTTCAGTGCTGACAGCCTCCAGCCGGTTAATCTTCCTTCGTtgccctttttccttcttcccttaaAGGCTACGGCCTGCCAGTTGTGTGCACGGACTGCAGCGGCAGCACGGACAGCATGAACATCCACATTTACCCCAAGGAGTCGGAGTACTACTCTGAGGCCCTTAAGACTATGGATAATACCTACCCGAACGCACTGAGCAGCAAGGAACGAAACAGGAAGAGGGGTGCAGGCACCAGCCTTCTTCATCCTCAGCCGTGCAACGGGATTGCCAGCAGCAAGAGGACGGAAACAGACGGGACCCTCTACCCCAGCAACCATGACAGAATAAGACCTGTGAGCACAACCAGCCTGCTGCTTGCAGACAAACACGGTACGCGCTTCCTTGGGGATGTCTTTTTTGCCCCAGATGTAGTACAGTACAGTCTGCGCTATGTCAGAGCCCCGTTTTTCTCCCATCAAGCTTTTCTAACCGTCTCAAGGGCATGCATGATAGTGGCAGGGTTGGTTTGATGAGGAGCGCTGGCAGGCTGAGCGTCAGCTAATCGCACCGGTTCTTTGGTTTCTTGCAGGCTCTTTGCAAGCAGCGGCAAAGCCTTCAGAGCTTAACAACCTTAATTTGGTGAGAGCTTCACCGGCAGGAGGGTCGTTAAAGCAACTGAACGTGCTGCCTGAAATTTCCCCAACGCTACTGGATTTGCAGAGCGAAGCAGAAGTGAAACAAGCTCTCCTGTCCAATGGCTACGCGCCCAAGCCGTGCGACTCCGTTTGCGAGTCGAAGCCACCAAGCAGATCGCTGGACTGAAAGGACAGACTGCCATGTGCAAATTAACAAAcacactattattttttttaatttttttttgcacagagtATATAGGCTACTTAATTCTACCTCAAATCTTGAACTGGTGACCTGTCAAAGGCAAACAACTGAGGTATGAGAAACAAGCTTGTATGGGGAACAAACTCCTGTTCGAGCGTCATCTGTTTGTACATAGTTTAAAACTTCCCTGAGAAGTATGAAGCGCTGAAAAGTTGACTTGCATATGAAGCACATAAATGCAAGGGATTATTGTGTAAAGAGAAAAGTATTTGATACAGTTGTACATAAGAGttttcatatataaatatatatataaaaatatatatatatcttttacAGAGGCTATTTTAATCTTTAGTGCATGGAAAACTGAGTGAAATTTTACAATTTTGGCAATATTGTTTTCAGTATCAGGTTGCTGTTAAACTTTGTGAGAGAAATAATTCTGGTGCCTTAAATGCATAAgcagaacttttaaaaagccagaCTGTTCCAAAGGGATTGTCCTCTTTTCAACGGAAGTTCCTTTAAATCAAGTATCAATTGGGTTACTTAGCACAAAGTTCCTTCCCCTTTGAAATTTATTGCACTTAACACATTTAACCAGAGATCTTCAACTGTTTCAAATGAAGTTTATAGGAAAGAAACCATGCGGTGAGAAATTACGTAGCaacctgatttttcttcctgttggtGGAAGAACTTAAATTCCATCACTTTTCAAAAACGCATAAAAATTAGGATTTGAACTGTGACTGCGTGACACGTTAGAGCGGACCACACAAGAGGCACTGAATAATTCAGCGACAGCGCagagccccaaaacacccaGACAAAAAGGCCGCCATGATTAGTGAGCAGTCATTACCACAGTAAATAATTCCCGCAGTAAACTGCGGGGTGGTCTCATATCGCACCACTCAAAAAGCATCACAGCGGGAGGCGTTACCTGCCCACGTACGCTGTTACGGCACCGATCACCGGCAGAGCTCAGTGCGGGCCTTTCCCCTCGCAAATGGATGCGGCTTTACCTGTAGGAGGTGCACGTAACGATACACAGCCTCACCCTCTTCGGAAGGAATAACCTGTGCCAGTATAATGCATTTTCACACCCAAAATAATACCTCTGTTCTGGAGGGGGTTTGAAACCATAGAGCTGTTTTGCCAACAAAACTTAAAATCACACTCCTAAGCTGACAGCTGTACCGTTAATTCATCTGATACTTctaacccttttttttcctgcaacacAATATTACGCTTTCCTGTTGAATGCCATTACCCCCATCTGCAGCCGGACTCTATATGAAAATACCCGCTTCAAATGGATTTTGCTGCTTCGTGTAGCAATTCTAGGCTACTCAGAAATGTACTCATTTAGAAGGGAAACCATTTATTTTTGGTTGAAAGTACTCTGTTCAATGGAAATGGCCCGAGTGGTTTTATGTGGTCTTTTAAGTTCATCCATGAATGGGGCGGGGAAAGAAATGCCCACCTTTGTCACTTCTAACTTCACTatgatgctttttatttatagaaagGCTGCTTTCTGTTGGTGTTGGTACCTGTGGATGGAGGACTCCCTTCCAGTTACTTGTCATTCGAGTTCTGCTAACATAAGGTTGCTAACTCTGGTGATGACTACTTTGGGGGAAGGTTTATTAGGGGGTTTTGTTACTTGTATCCTTAGGAGCAGCTCAAATGCCAGTCCCCCTGAAGCCGGGTCTGGTGGAAATCCACCTTTGCTAGTGCTCTGGCTGGAAAGCATCAGAAATAAGGGCAgagacatttaattttctggtcAGATCCATCGCTTGGGGATGTGCCCAAGCGCTACCGCGCCTGCGGGGTTTCAGCGAGCTGTTACGTGCTGCCCTGCAGCGGGACGCGAGGTGCCCGGTCGCTTTGTTACAAGCTGGTCCTCCCCAGCCTCACGGCGAGGAGCCGCCACCTCCGCAGGGGAAGGGCCTCTGCTGATGGCGAGGTTCACCCTAGACGAGGCGGCTGAACCTGACCTTGATGAAGCAAGGCATAATTCAGCCAGGTACCTGTCTGTATCAGTTCCTGACTATTGACACGTTTGCACTTTGAGACAGGTGGCTAATTATGTTGAGTGATGTTAGAAAACTATAAACCAAGCGTAATTTTCCCTTAAGGGAAAAGTATGCTTCAGAACCGACTCGCAAGGTGACAACAGTGGAACCGGGGACGGGGGAAGATGGGAATGATTGAATTGACTCATTTTGCTGGCGGAAATGTCATCACCATTGCAGCCACAAAGCATGTTTGCCAcattaacatttgaaaataatgtttctgaATAAAGTTAACTGCCTAATGTTTTGACTTCCACTAAATATGTGAATTTGCTGCTTCTAAGAGGCAATGTGAAAGAGGAAGTATTACTTTTGTGTacaaagttatttatttattagaaaattTGGTACAATGTTGTACATTGAAAAACATGTAAGATATTGAAGTGTCTAACAAATGGCATTGAAGTGTCTTTAATAAAGGTTCATTTATAATACTACAGCTGTTTTCTTGAGAGTGAGCTTTTGGGAGTTTcagttgaaaattaaataaaattctaatCCATTGCTatgcttttttctgtctctctctgatGCAAACGCAGCCTAACTGCCAAAATACCCGCTCTTGAAATTAGACCCACAACTTTAACATTAGATACTGCAGCTCAGCATGAGACTCTGGCAGCCTGGCTTGTGGATGGGGTGGAATCTGGGGGCTGTGTTGAAAGATGCAATGAAGAACTCTAAGAAACGCATTTCTAATGTATCAGCTTGCTTTAGCATCTGGCATGTGCCCTTATCTTGGCGGGGCAAGCAGAACAGATCGGGGGGGTGcacgtgtgtgtatgtatgaaAAATGGGGCCAGGATAGCACCGGAGTCAGCTGCAGTTGTGAACACCTCCAGCTTTCTCAAACTGAGCCCCACCCTGATGGGAAGTCCAGAGGCAGCTTCAGAGATAAGCTTGGGTTCTTGCTTTAACTAAAAATCTCAATTCGGCtcctgtatattttttaaaaaaaaaagtctatattTCTCCCTCCACGTTACAACTTTGGGTATAAAGCAGATCTTTTTGAACCTACGCTGATAAATCCCTTAACACACATAGGagttaaagtattttaaaatgttaaaggCTCTTCCTTTAAGAGGCTGATGCCTGAGATTCAAGTTTTGTTAGTCCACTTACCCCAGTAATGGAATAAAATTGTCAAGTGTCAGTAAGCATGACATAAAATGTCACTAAAACTCACGGCAAACGGGCAGTAGGGGAAAACCCAATGCATTTTTAGGTCTTTCCCCTGTAGCCCCACAACTAAAAGTGCCATTTTCAGCAGGATTAGACAAATCGGTGTGTGCGGAACTTGCCTCGTGCCATTCCCGGCTGACTGAGTCCTTCCTGCAGCGGTCGGGATGTGGCGCCAGTCCAGCAGCACATGGGACGGGGAGGCACGTGGCGGCCGGCTCGCCTCCCACACCCCCCACAGTAGGGGTGCTAAAACAATCTGGGTAGTTGTTtggggcctttttttttttgttaagaaaagaaagcagtaatGACAAAAACTGATTATACACCTATTAAGCAAAACCCAACAGTTTAGCATTTGGACCCAACGGCTTACAAGGCATGATTATTTTCAGCTCAAGTAATTAAATGCACCAACTGTGGTGCTAACCCTCACATTATgtttaaaaagctttaatagaaaatataagTTAGCTTTTAAGACACAGTAATAAATCTCCCCTCCCCAAGACCCCTAAAATTGGTTCCACTATATATATAAACTTCATAAAAGAGACAACCTTAAAAGTGGCAGGAAGCACTGCTACACCATGCCACGGAAACTGGCACAATTAACCAGCCATTACAGGACTTGGCTGAAATTCCCCATTTCAATTGaaggttatttttaagaattatgTCTTTTGTTCTTTATGTTTTACTCATTTGCCAATTATTTGCTATGTTTTGGCCTCGAAGAAGTCTTACTACTATGTCATGGGATGACAGTGTAATAAACCATCCAGCCTTGGTAAGCCTGGCCTAGGTTTGTGCCTAGGCAGCAGTCTGTTCTCTGGGCAGGGGCTCAGGCGTTGCGCATGGCCCAGCCTCGTTCACGCGCTGACCTGGTTTGGCATTTGTCCTCCCTCACCCgaggctccctgcagctgggcgCCTTCCTCCTGAAGAGGACAACCTCAGTGTTAAACCTGAGCACCCCAGAGGCGCACGTACGACGTCAGTCAGCTCTGGTGCACGCCGTGGCTGCACAAGCCGGGCTCTGCCGCCCCTCTCAAGCCTGACCACGGGCACTCACGGTGCATTGCGCCCCGACACCCCATGGGGCCCCTGCGGCAGCCGGCacccccctcctcacccccacGCACAAGTCCACCAGTGAGGGGCCCCTcagcctcccagcagcacagctgagcccGGGGGAAACGTGTGAACCGGCACCACCTGACCCGGCCCCTCTTATCCCAGCGCCCCGGCACAGCCTGAGGAGGGTCTTCGGTGCCTGCTGAAGGCACTCGCTGCCGCAGCTCGGCTCTACCTGCCCCAGCGTCCCCATGCAAATGCCATCCACATCTGAACATTCCCAAGCATGGCTTAGCCAAGTTGCTGCTGTAAACTTGGCCAGTTTCCCCCCTTCTAGACTCTGGTGATAATTTTGAGTAATTCCAATAAGGCCTTTTCACCAAGCTCATCCCTGCACCATTTTGGCCACTACAGCTTCTCCTTCCTAATATGAGACCAAGAGCAGAGGTTCGCTCTGCCTGCCAGCAGTCCCCTGAGAACCCTCAGGATCCATCCATGCAGCGGCAGGACTTGTGCACCCTTCCCTGCCTTGCCTTCCCGGCCGCCCTCCTGGGTTTCAGCatttccagcctcctgctccttcAGCTGCTGAGGGAGGAAGACCAAAAGAAGGCAGACCTGCATGTCTTTGCACAAGGCATAGCTGTAAAATAATACAAGCCCATGCTTTTACTGGAGAAATGTGAGTCTAATTAATAAAGCTGCACTGGCTACCACACAGGAATGCTCACTGAGCACCTGTAGGTATAAACAGGAATATAAACTTTCACAAATACGGCTCaaatcagaaacaaatgcattaTTGTCTTTTACAAAGAGCTCTCCCAACCTGGAATACTTTCAGGGCTGTCAGAGGGCAGCAGGCTGTAACTCTATCAGCCCCTTCCCCAACCAGAAAAACCCTCCCCGTGTTATGAGGCAGGTGCCACTGAATTATGAAAACTCGCTTTATTTCGGCCTCCTGGCTCAGCCCACGATCTGGAGGTTTGCAAAACATTTCCCCTGCAGGAGTTCTAATAACGCCTTTCTCAGCCACCATAATTAGCTATTTACCCCCCAAACATTACTTTTTTGGCACAACTCTCACAATGACCTCACTCACTTTCCATGCAGGAAAATTTCATGTTTGGGAAATTGGATTATTGGAGGATTTACTTTTCTTTAGCAGCGAAAGCGGCGCTCGGCCTGCTGAACAGCTGCTGCGGCACGGCGAAGGGGCGGCAGGAGGAAGGCTGCGTTCGCGGGCCGACTCCTCCTCCAGCTCGGTGGCTTCTCCAGCCCTTCGGCGGCCACCGGCAGGACCGGCCAGGCTGggtcagagcagcagctggtgaGTCTTCTCGTATGTCCCCAGGAAGATGAAGCCTCCCAGGC is part of the Phalacrocorax carbo chromosome 6, bPhaCar2.1, whole genome shotgun sequence genome and encodes:
- the LRIG1 gene encoding leucine-rich repeats and immunoglobulin-like domains protein 1 isoform X2 produces the protein MAVPSRAGGGAAALLGLLLLLLGSAAAGCPAGCACGGELLSCGGLALPALPRDLPRWPRHLNLSYNKLTEIDPSAFAGLLNLQEVRLNNNELTAIPSLGSAASSVRSLYLHHNRIRSIEANQLKPYVTLETLDLSFNDITEIRNGCFPQGLHIKELYLGSNRISTLEPGAFDSLSRSLLTLRLSKNRITQLPVKAFRLPRLTQLELNRNRIRLIEGLTFQGLDSLEVLKLQRNNISKLTDGAFWGLAKMQVLHLEYNSLTEVNSGSLYGLSSLHQLHLSNNSISRINPDGWSFCQKLHELILSYNNLTRLDEGSLADLGGLHVLRLSHNSINHIAEGAFKGLKNLRVLELDHNDISGTIEDTNGAFTGLENLSKLTLFGNKIKSVAKKAFSGLEALEHLNLGDNAIRSIQADAFAKMKSLRQLHINSDSFLCDCQLKWLPQWLVEKELQSFVVATCAHPESLKSKSIFAIVPESFVCDDFPKPQIIIQPETTVAVLGKDIRFTCSAASSSSSPMMFAWKKDNEMLHNAEIENFAHVRAKDGEVMEYTTILHLRHVTFAHEGRYQCIITNHFGSTYSNKARLTVNVLPSFIKTPHDITSRTGTTARLECAAEGHPTPQIAWQKDGGTDFPAARERRMHVMPDDDVFFITDVKIEDMGVYSCTAQNSAGSVLANATLTVLETPSLIHPLEDHVVSVGETVALQCKATGSPPPRITWLKGDQPLIATERHHFTSGNQLLIVRNVVLEDAGKYTCEMSNTLGTERAHSHVSILQSLGCRKDRTTVGIITIAVVCSIVLTSLVWVCIIYQTRKKSEEYSVTNTDETIVPPDVPSYLSSQGTLSDRQEAVVRVDNQQPNGHIDSNGMCQTDAGRCPDVEAPAVGCRQPKLCIGYNKDTWKTEDMADGMLVPDKTGYGLPVVCTDCSGSTDSMNIHIYPKESEYYSEALKTMDNTYPNALSSKERNRKRGAGTSLLHPQPCNGIASSKRTETDGTLYPSNHDRIRPVSTTSLLLADKHGSLQAAAKPSELNNLNLVRASPAGGSLKQLNVLPEISPTLLDLQSEAEVKQALLSNGYAPKPCDSVCESKPPSRSLD
- the LRIG1 gene encoding leucine-rich repeats and immunoglobulin-like domains protein 1 isoform X1, giving the protein MAVPSRAGGGAAALLGLLLLLLGSAAAGCPAGCACGGELLSCGGLALPALPRDLPRWPRHLNLSYNKLTEIDPSAFAGLLNLQEVRLNNNELTAIPSLGSAASSVRSLYLHHNRIRSIEANQLKPYVTLETLDLSFNDITEIRNGCFPQGLHIKELYLGSNRISTLEPGAFDSLSRSLLTLRLSKNRITQLPVKAFRLPRLTQLELNRNRIRLIEGLTFQGLDSLEVLKLQRNNISKLTDGAFWGLAKMQVLHLEYNSLTEVNSGSLYGLSSLHQLHLSNNSISRINPDGWSFCQKLHELILSYNNLTRLDEGSLADLGGLHVLRLSHNSINHIAEGAFKGLKNLRVLELDHNDISGTIEDTNGAFTGLENLSKLTLFGNKIKSVAKKAFSGLEALEHLNLGDNAIRSIQADAFAKMKSLRQLHINSDSFLCDCQLKWLPQWLVEKELQSFVVATCAHPESLKSKSIFAIVPESFVCDDFPKPQIIIQPETTVAVLGKDIRFTCSAASSSSSPMMFAWKKDNEMLHNAEIENFAHVRAKDGEVMEYTTILHLRHVTFAHEGRYQCIITNHFGSTYSNKARLTVNVLPSFIKTPHDITSRTGTTARLECAAEGHPTPQIAWQKDGGTDFPAARERRMHVMPDDDVFFITDVKIEDMGVYSCTAQNSAGSVLANATLTVLETPSLIHPLEDHVVSVGETVALQCKATGSPPPRITWLKGDQPLIATERHHFTSGNQLLIVRNVVLEDAGKYTCEMSNTLGTERAHSHVSILQSLGCRKDRTTVGIITIAVVCSIVLTSLVWVCIIYQTRKKSEEYSVTNTDETIVPPDVPSYLSSQGTLSDRQEAVVRVDNQQPNGHIDSNDGSFVTGMCQTDAGRCPDVEAPAVGCRQPKLCIGYNKDTWKTEDMADGMLVPDKTGYGLPVVCTDCSGSTDSMNIHIYPKESEYYSEALKTMDNTYPNALSSKERNRKRGAGTSLLHPQPCNGIASSKRTETDGTLYPSNHDRIRPVSTTSLLLADKHGSLQAAAKPSELNNLNLVRASPAGGSLKQLNVLPEISPTLLDLQSEAEVKQALLSNGYAPKPCDSVCESKPPSRSLD